A stretch of the Lolium perenne isolate Kyuss_39 chromosome 3, Kyuss_2.0, whole genome shotgun sequence genome encodes the following:
- the LOC127346071 gene encoding uncharacterized protein: MASQLLMAAATPSTATAATTITTAAAANNTTSRTSTSPASTIFSLTEDDLREIFLRLPDLPTLVRAALTCRPWLSAVRSSRPFRRLFRALHPAPLIGLFLKIGSGSAPSFLPLCRSDPVVNAALRRGDFFLTSLPPSPKGWSLADCRDGYVLLWNASQHRPSVAALNPITWAVDVLPPVPGQMTAGSRRDVSVLGFHLVSSEESPCSFRVTCVCTDRRRVRAAVFSSNTSEWAIGPWVRVGGYCSLKYMAGTLVGGSVFWPYHGEARMVRIHTATMDVSFVDLPPGVHKSGHNIGIGETKSGELCIVYASDFTLHVWIRRPSMDGTEIWAPPTVLQLDERIDQLTHASVLDMQLHLKIVQVSPGLVHFSATCTTHIGTLRCWFFSLSLETMVLDLLLQGSFDGVAHLYNMGWPPCLVGDGENIGHE, encoded by the coding sequence ATGGCTAGTCAACTGCTGATGGCGGCGGCGACCCCGTCtacggccaccgccgccaccaccatcacAACCGCCGCAGCCGCCAACAACACCACATCCCGCACTtccacctctcccgcctccaccataTTCTCCCTCACCGAAGACGACCTCCGCGAGATCTTCCTCCGTCTCCCGGACCTCCCGACCCTCGTCCGCGCCGCGCTCACCTGCCGTCCATGGCTCAGCGCCGTACGCTCCTCCCGGCCCTTCCGCCGCCTCTTCCGCGCCCTCCACCCGGCGCCGCTCATCGGCCTCTTCCTCAAGATAGGCAGCGGCAGCGCCCCCTCCTTCCTCCCCCTGTGCCGCTCCGACCCCGTCGTCAACGCCGCCCTCCGCCGCGGCGACTTCTTCCTCACCTCCCTCCCGCCGTCGCCCAAGGGCTGGAGCCTCGCGGACTGCCGCGACGGCTACGTCCTCCTGTGGAACGCCAGCCAACACAGGCCGTCCGTCGCCGCCCTCAACCCCATCACCTGGGCCGTCGACGTCCTCCCGCCGGTGCCCGGCCAGATGACGGCCGGGAGCCGCCGCGACGTCTCCGTCCTCGGCTTCCACCTGGTCTCCTCCGAAGAGAGCCCCTGCTCGTTCCGCGTGACCTGCGTCTGCACGGACCGGCGCAGGGTGCGCGCCGCCGTCTTCTCGTCGAACACGTCGGAGTGGGCTATCGGGCCGTGGGTGCGCGTCGGCGGATACTGCAGCCTCAAGTACATGGCCGGCACGCTGGTGGGTGGCTCCGTTTTCTGGCCCTATCACGGCGAGGCGCGCATGGTAAGGATCCACACGGCCACCATGGATGTCTCCTTCGTGGATCTGCCCCCGGGAGTGCACAAGTCCGGGCACAATATCGGCATCGGGGAGACTAAGAGTGGTGAACTCTGCATTGTCTATGCATCTGATTTCACCCTTCATGTTTGGATTCGTCGTCCTAGCATGGATGGGACCGAGATTTGGGCGCCGCCGACTGTACTCCAGTTGGATGAACGTATCGATCAGCTCACTCACGCCTCCGTTCTGGACATGCAGCTCCATCTCAAAATTGTGCAAGTAAGTCCTGGACTCGTGCACTTCTCGGCGACATGCACGACCCATATCGGCACTCTCCGCTGCTGGTTCTTCTCACTTtcattggagaccatggtgcttgatTTACTGCTTCAGGGGAGCTTTGATGGGGTTGCCCATCTGTATAATATGGGCTGGCCTCCTTGTTTGGTTGGTGATGGTGAGAACATTGGACATGAATGA
- the LOC127346070 gene encoding small ribosomal subunit protein eS7, with protein sequence MFTARRKIQKAKGVDPTEFEDTVAQAFFDLENGNQELKSDLKDLYINTAIQLDVVGNRKAVVIHVPYRLRKAFRKIHVRLVRELEKKFSGKDVVVVATRKIVRPPKKGSAVQRPRTRTLTSVHDGILEDVAYPAEIVGKRIRYRLDGAKVIKIYLDPKERNNTEYKLETFSAVYRRLCGKEVVFEYPVTETA encoded by the exons ATGTTCACCGCCAGGAGGAAGATCCAGAAGGCCAAGGGCGTCGACCCCACCGAGTTCGAGGACACCGTCGCGCAG GCTTTCTTCGATCTGGAGAATGGCAACCAGGAGCTCAAGAGCGACCTCAAGGacctctacatcaacaccgccAT CCAGCTGGATGTCGTTGGGAACAGGAAGGCCGTTGTGATCCACGTGCCCTACCGCCTGCGCAAGGCCTTCAGGAAGATCCACGTCAGGCTCGTCAGGGAGCTCGAGAAGAAGTTCAGCGGCAAG GATGTTGTTGTCGTTGCAACAAGGAAGATCGTGAGGCCACCCAAGAAGGGTTCGGCTGTTCAGCGCCCTCGCACAAGAACTCTGACATCTGTCCATGATGGAATCTTGGAGGATGTTGCGTACCCAGCTGAGATCGTGGGAAAGAGAATCAGATACCGTTTGGATGGTGCCAAGGTCATCAAG ATCTACTTGGACCCAAAGGAGCGCAACAACACAGAATACAAGCTGGAGACCTtctcagcagtctaccgcaggctCTGCGGGAAGGAGGTTGTCTTTGAGTACCCAGTGACCGAAACCGCCTAA